A portion of the Salminus brasiliensis chromosome 11, fSalBra1.hap2, whole genome shotgun sequence genome contains these proteins:
- the wdr81 gene encoding WD repeat-containing protein 81, with protein sequence MEWLASAFERDLGVDQRQIGPGPRPNELVALVPTRWVMGLRERRIARCARYDCMGDGDVRTLLQRSQVKFPPGWTRVCIQGLRKSKLGYKLAKDQGFQWEGLAQESFIRQMQKVSQCNIRNLWQEAYINRVQPYAGPTEQTQVLAIDAVRQALQKLFGCSFLSTDRLSPSLSPAREKERECPISSGSSVPKQNTDTLCPNVLQAECLLESGEVLYIISPYTQYSLHDIVTYSPAKLANSNAKVLFILYQVLIALRECHASGLSCGELSLQDVAIDEQLCSRLKISLAHYEELGEDRVTPEYAAGREMPRNMKAEGTVSVKSDVNKQHCQDCLHELKSLVLDWVHGRVSNFSYLMELNRLAGRREGDPNYHPVLPWVVDFTVPYGRFRDLRRSKFRLNKGDKQLDFTYEMTKEALAAAVANGGGGSVFSSDLVPSVGPSGSGQSDHLHVPHHISDVLSDITYYVYKARRTPKSVLCSHVRSQWEPNEYPASMERIQGWTPDECIPEFYTDPSIFRSIHPDMPDLDVPPWCNSYEEFIAVHRRLLESREVSQQLHHWIDLTFGYKLSGKEAVKAKNVCLHLVDNHTHLTSYGVVQLFDQPHPPRLAPYQYSPAEPPHLGPVSVSAWQIPPLEATMDGVDGMVPEATGCESSGWTMVDRDEDLEQGTEALDSLSAIASAITTIPVPGGSSAGGKTTVESTALAVSPSQNSFPGETSNSATNALGSSIRGTILQRGTTIKRQEGLMASNADDFKITLPEGFKPLQPLEELEKLNNFLVKGLHSQVQGAMNGEWREPSTVLKAPLSFTDLFHRDMQALGVFIAEIFCSSKLRGVKPGTSLRDRYQAVMKLCSANLRDVPLPLHHALESLLQIRKHPSKTNLVNLHSTGSPVLFKYDPIYEGLPPPNPWQLLSPVLSPIPYPEYFPTLHQFIFSYHSKMESVNSIQGRDIVFNLWQQLQTLLQGDITAEGLEILLPFVLALMTEESTAVYAAWYLFEPVSRVLGPRNASKYLIKPLIGVYENPRCLRGRFYLYTDCFVLQLIVRIGLQAFLSSLLPHVLQVITGFESCNTGAGNDWGGLKVLRGAVGGLGEEEEDYDCEDGRPPSAASAGKVGGGSGGGAGGVGDAGLIDYSSGISLNDQVFLTEGEDFQNGFYNGSSVPAPGVSAKQQNQNSGNKDPDHESLSVGKLSDKSSASEVSIGDGDSSKDRASLKSADSSQDLKQASDGEDGGELEDEDETVEDKEGTVQKVPSLELTLSGCTEESDVTVGTQEGDFMNGMEQGEADKSIVVEEDDHDPLENSEEKEHKILLDTVCKTVRWLVAKLGPTVTSRYVARNLLRLLTSCYIGPEKHQFVPSGNEESSLDSVGSVYEKKPIVGDQTAKPVLDCLIYVAHLYGEPVLTYQYLPYIGYLVSPPSSCRLNTRKEAGLLGAVVLTQKIIVFLSDSTLMDMLMKINQDVLLPLLDLLTSPKMGFPSGVQTRSALCLKTLSLMALICLRIGREMVQQHMADTLCQFFQVFSLLHSLQNQMESAPRREVGEYTYLDVCTPEGTEVTCELGVLEELQAVFNPEMAYASYIPFNCLIGDAPIRKLVPNYELVWSLAQSYHDRASPGSPEFNLASGQRAELSASSMGHSPSLSHQIGRSPFPAPSSTSTPLGGDTLPESGTFGSHLVGNRIQVARDTEPGGSPNLASIDTWGRPHVTYAPPATTTTMGPISSLSSSSWVLGHTPEDSALKQELPRSSRSLQGNWLAYWQYEIGLNQQDSHFHFHQIRLQSFLGHTGSAKCLASLAGEDYFLSGSKDKTVKLWPLYNHGDGTREVEPRLTYAEHRKSVFSVAQLEALQEVVSCDGTVHLWDQFTGKQIRSYEALDGKNPITAVTTMPAPHCSVVFASADSVLRFIDPRKPGLQHEFRLAYNNMSAGLIRCLAVSPGGRTVAAGFSSGFIVLLDARTGLVLRGWPAHEGDILQMKATDGNLLVSSSTDHTLMVWKDLEHKPLHQYRTPSDPIHAFDLYGAEIVAGTVANKIGVYSMLDISASPASSTKLSSENFRGTLTSLAVLPTKRLLLLGSENGAIRLLA encoded by the exons ATGGAGTGGCTGGCCTCAGCCTTTGAGAGGGACCTGGGAGTTGACCAGCGACAGATTGGACCCGGGCCACGACCCAATGAATTGGTGGCCCTCGTTCCGACCCGCTGGGTGATGGGGctgagagaaaggagaatcgCTCGCTGCGCTCGTTATGACTGTATGGGTGATGGAGATGTCCGCACTCTCCTCCAGCGCTCGCAAGTAAAGTTCCCACCTGGCTGGACCCGTGTTTGCATACAAGGCCTAAGGAAAAGCAAGCTGGGATACAAGCTTGCCAAGGACCAAGGCTTTCAGTGGGAGGGGCTTGCCCAGGAGTCCTTCATAAGACAGATGCAAAAGGTGTCGCAGTGCAACATCAG AAATCTGTGGCAGGAGGCATACATCAACCGTGTGCAGCCATATGCAGGACCTACAGAGCAAACGCAGGTGTTGGCTATTGATGCAGTTCGACAAGCTTTGCAGAAACTGTTCGGCTGTTCTTTTCTTTCCACTGATCGGCTGTCCCCATCCCTCTCTCcagccagagagaaagagagagagtgcccTATATCATCCGGCTCCTCAGTTCCtaagcaaaatacagatactTTGTGTCCAAATGTGCTCCAAGCTGAGTGCCTGCTTGAGTCAGGGGAGGTGTTGTACATCATTTCCCCATACACTCAGTATTCTCTTCATGACATTGTCACCTACAGTCCTGCCAAGCTTGCCAACAGCAATGCTAAAGTGCTGTTTATTTTGTACCAAGTGCTCATAGCGTTGCGTGAATGTCATGCATCAGGATTGTCATGCGGAGAGCTTTCGTTGCAAGACGTAGCCATTGATGAGCAGCTCTGCAGTCGCCTCAAGATCTCTCTAGCACATTATGAAGAACTGGGAGAGGACAGGGTCACACCGGAGTACGCAGCTGGAAGAGAAATGCCAAGGAATATGAAAGCAGAAGGCACTGTGAGTGTAAAAAGCGATGTCAATAAACAGCACTGCCAAGACTGCCTACATGAACTCAAATCTTTGGTCCTAGACTGGGTTCATGGTAGAGTCAGCAACTTTTCGTATTTAATGGAACTCAACCGGCTAGCTGGAAGACGTGAGGGCGACCCCAACTATCACCCAGTGTTGCCCTGGGTGGTAGACTTCACTGTGCCATATGGAAGATTTCGTGATCTCAGGAGGTCAAAATTTCGCCTGAATAAGGGTGACAAGCAACTGGATTTCACCTATGAAATGACCAAAGAAGCCCTTGCAGCAGCAGTAGCTAACGGAGGTGGTGGAAGTGTCTTTTCTTCCGATCTTGTTCCGTCAGTGGGTCCCAGTGGTTCTGGACAGTCAGATCATCTTCATGTTCCCCATCATATCTCAGATGTTTTGTCAGATATCACCTACTATGTCTACAAAGCTAGACGAACTCCTAAATCTGTGCTTTGCAGCCATGTTCGGTCTCAGTGGGAACCCAATGAATATCCAGCTAGCATGGAACGAATTCAAGGTTGGACTCCAGATGAGTGCATACCAGAATTCTACACAGATCCTTCCATATTCCGCTCCATTCATCCAGATATGCCAGACCTTGATGTACCTCCATGGTGCAACTCCTATGAGGAGTTTATTGCGGTGCACAGACGCCTTCTGGAGAGCCGTGAAGTGTCTCAGCAGCTGCACCATTGGATTGACCTGACGTTTGGCTACAAGCTGTCAGGTAAAGAAGCTGTAAAAGCTAAGAACGTCTGCTTACACTTGGTGGATAACCACACCCATCTGACTAGCTATGGAGTCGTTCAGTTGTTTGACCAGCCTCACCCACCCCGCCTTGCACCGTACCAGTATTCACCAGCAGAACCGCCGCACCTTGGTCCTGTCAGTGTGTCAGCTTGGCAAATCCCACCGCTGGAGGCAACGATGGATGGTGTAGATGGAATGGTCCCAGAGGCAACAGGATGTGAATCTAGTGGTTGGACAATGGTTGATCGGGATGAAGATCTTGAGCAAGGAACAGAGGCtcttgattctttaagtgctaTAGCTTCTGCCATCACCACTATACCAGTGCCTGGTGGGAGCTCTGCAGGAGGAAAGACAACTGTAGAAAGCACAGCTCTGGCAGTATCTCCCTCTCAGAATTCATTTCCAGGAGAAACATCAAACAGTGCCACAAATGCTTTGGGATCTAGCATTAGGGGTACCATTCTTCAGAGAGGGACCACTATTAAGAGGCAGGAAGGGCTCATGGCTTCAAATGCAGATGATTTCAAAATAACCTTGCCTGAAGGATTTAAACCTTTACAGCCTTTAGAAGAGTTGGAGAAGCTCAATAACTTTCTGGTTAAAGGGTTGCATTCCCAAGTTCAGGGTGCAATGAATGGGGAGTGGAGAGAGCCAAGCACTGTATTAAAGGCTCCCCTGTCTTTTACAGACCTTTTCCACAGAGACATGCAAGCCCTAGGTGTCTTTATTGCGGAAATATTTTGTTCTTCAAAACTGCGAGGTGTAAAGCCAGGTACGTCGTTGCGGGATCGTTACCAGGCAGTAATGAAGCTTTGTTCTGCTAACCTTCGAGATGTCCCACTACCACTTCATCATGCACTTGAGAGCCTTCTGCAGATTCGCAAACACCCGTCTAAAACTAATTTGGTGAACCTGCACTCTACTGGCTCACCGGTTCTTTTCAAATATGACCCGATATATGAGGGTCTTCCACCACCAAACCCTTGGCAGCTGCTAAGTCCAGTGCTCTCTCCAATACCGTATCCAGAATATTTCCCAACACTGCATCAATTCATTTTCTCTTACCATTCCAAGATGGAATCCGTCAACAGCATTCAAGGCCGGGATATTGTGTTCAACTTGTGGCAGCAGCTGCAGACTCTTCTGCAAGGTGATATCACTGCTGAGGGACTGGAGATTCTCCTACCCTTTGTGCTTGCTTTAATGACTGAGGAATCAACAGCTGTCTATGCTGCCTGGTACTTATTTGAGCCAGTCTCCAGGGTCCTTGGGCCCCGCAATGCCTCAAAGTACTTAATAAAGCCTCTGATAGGTGTATATGAGAACCCCCGCTGCCTTCGTGGCCGTTTCTACCTCTACACCGACTGTTTTGTGCTACAGCTTATTGTGCGTATTGGCTTACAGGCGTTCCTCTCCAGCCTCCTACCTCATGTCCTGCAGGTCATCACTGGATTTGAAAGTTGCAACACAGGTGCAGGCAATGACTGGGGTGGACTGAAGGTGTTGAGGGGTGCTGTGGGTGGCTtgggagaggaggaagaagactATGACTGTGAAGACGGCAGACCACCATCAGCTGCCTCAGCTGGCAAAGTAGGAGGAGGCAGTGGAGGTGGTGCCGGTGGTGTTGGAGATGCAGGTCTTATAGACTACTCTTCAGGCATAAGTCTTAATGACCAGGTTTTTCTTACTGAGGGTGAGGACTTCCAGAATGGCTTTTATAACGGCTCATCTGTACCAGCACCTGGAGTTTCTGCTAAGCAACAAAACCAGAACTCTGGAAACAAAGACCCAGACCATGAATCTCTCAGTGTGGGGAAACTAAGCGACAAGAGTAGTGCCAGCGAGGTGTCTATTGGAGACGGAGACTCCTCCAAAGATCGTGCAAGTTTAAAGTCTGCTGACAGCAGTCAGGACCTGAAGCAGGCCAGTGATGGAGAAGATGGCGGAGAATTGGAAGACGAAGATGAGACAGTGGAGGACAAAGAGGGCACTGTACAGAAAGTTCCCAGTCTTGAACTGACTCTGTCTGGCTGCACAGAGGAGTCTGATGTTACAGTGGGTACCCAAGAGGGTGATTTCATGAATGGAATGGAACAGGGAGAAGCAGATAAAAGCATAGTGGTGGAGGAGGATGACCATGACCCTTTAGAGAATTCTGAGGAAAAAGAACACAAGATATTATTGG ATACTGTTTGTAAGACGGTGAGATGGCTAGTTGCTAAATTGGGGCCTACAGTAACCTCTCGATATGTGGCTCGGAATCTACTGCGTCTGCTTACTTCTTGCTATATAG GCCCTGAAAAACACCAGTTTGTCCCATCTGGAAATGAGGAGAGTAGTCTTGACAGTGTTGGAAGTGTGTATGAGAAGAAACCAATTGTAGGTGACCAGACAGCAAAGCCAGTTCTTGACTGTCTCATTTATGTAGCCCACCTGTATGGAGAACCCGTTCTGACCTATCAGTACCTGCCTTACATTGGCTACCTG GTCTCTCCCCCTTCCTCTTGCCGTCTGAACACTCGTAAAGAGGCAGGTCTTCTAGGTGCAGTGGTGCTGACTCAAAAGATCATAGTTTTCCTGTCAGACTCCACCCTAATGGACATGCTGATGAAAATCAATCAGGATGTCCTACTGCCCCTGCTTGATCTGCTCACCTCTCCCAAAATGGG CTTTCCCAGTGGAGTGCAGACTCGTTCTGCACTGTGTCTAAAGACCCTGAGCCTCATGGCACTGATCTGTCTTCGCATTGGCAGAGAGATGGTCCAGCAACACATGGCAGACACCCTCTGCCAGTTCTTCCAGGTCTTCTCCTTGCTGCACAGTCTGCAGAACCAG ATGGAGAGTGCTCCCAGAAGAGAGGTTGGAGAATACACATACCTTGATGTCTGTACTCCAGAAGGAACAGAGGTCACCTGTGAGCTAGGCGTTCTGGAAGAACTACAGGCTGTGTTCAACCCTGAGATGGCATATGCATCCTACATCCCTTTCAACTGTCTCATTg gtgATGCACCTATTCGCAAACTGGTTCCCAACTATGAGTTAGTTTGGAGTCTAGCTCAGTCGTATCATGACCGAGCGAGTCCAGGAAGCCCAGAGTTCAACCTAGCTAGTGGGCAAAGAGCAGAGCTGTCTGCTTCCTCCATGGGTCACTCCCCAAGCCTGAGCCACCAAATTGGTCGCAGCCCCTTCCCGGCTCCCTCGTCTACCTCCACTCCTCTTGGTGGAGATACCCTACCGGAGTCTGGAACCTTCGGCAGCCACTTAGTGGGGAACCGGATCCAAGTAGCACGGGACACTGAGCCAGGTGGGAGTCCGAATCTGGCCTCTATAGACACCTGGGGACGACCTCACGTCACATATGCTCCACCAGCCACCACCACAACAATGGGCcccatttcctctctctcctcatcctcTTGGGTGCTGGGCCACACCCCGGAGGACAGTGCACTGAAGCAGGAGCTTCCACGCAGTAGCCGCTCACTGCAGGGGAACTGGCTTGCATACTGGCAATATGAGATTGGCCTTAACCAGCAAGACTCCCACTTCCATTTCCACCAGATCCGCCTGCAGAGCTTCTTGGGCCACACAGGCTCGGCTAAGTGTTTGGCATCACTAGCTGGCGAAGACTACTTTCTGTCCGGGAGCAAAGATAAAACGGTGAAGCTGTGGCCGCTATATAATCATGGTGATGGTACTCGAGAGGTAGAGCCCAGGCTGACATACGCAGAGCACCGCAAATCTGTGTTTTCGGTTGCACAGCTGGAGGCTTTGCAGGAAGTGGTGAGCTGTGATGGCACTGTGCACCTCTGGGATCAGTTCACTG GTAAGCAGATTCGTTCTTATGAAGCACTGGATGGAAAGAATCCCATCACTGCTGTTACTACCATGCCTGCCCCTCACTGTAGTGTGGTGTTTGCCAGCGCTGACTCAGTCCTTCGCTTCATAGACCCACGCAAACCTGGCTTGCAG CATGAGTTTCGTCTGGCCTATAACAACATGAGTGCAGGTTTGATCCGCTGCCTGGCTGTGAGTCCTGGAGGACGAACTGTGGCAGCTGGTTTCTCCTCTGGCTTCATAGTGCTGCTTGATGCCCGGACTGGTCTGGTTCTGCGAGGCTGGCCTGCTCATGAGGGAGATATATTGCAAATGAAG GCAACAGATGGAAATTTGCTGGTTAGTTCCTCCACCGATCATACTTTGATGGTCTGGAAAGATCTGGAGCACAAGCCTCTTCACCAGTACAGGACTCCTTCTGACCCCATCCATGCCTTCGACCTCTATGGTGCTGAGATTGTGGCAGGCACTGTAGCCAACAAGATAGGGGTGTACTCTATGTTGGACATTTCTGCCAGCCCAGCGAGCAGCACCAAGCTCAGCTCTGAGAACTTCCGGGGCACGCTCACCAGCCTGGCTGTGCTGCCCACCAAGAGGCTGCTTCTACTGGGCTCTGAGAATGGTGCCATCAGACTACTGGCTTAA
- the serpinf2b gene encoding serpin peptidase inhibitor, clade F (alpha-2 antiplasmin, pigment epithelium derived factor), member 2b isoform X1, with translation MDFRLFALLFLCYCKQGWMQEDTATAENGKISVSPLIPLIPSKPRADLASSDVSHTAELVASTATTENGDSSEEDLDGPCGKHRSSPEIRQAVGNGIMKFGLQLLESLKANSEQPNVIISPLSVSLALSQLALGARNETEELLFQRLHADTVPCYHKALKSLLHRVRKNALRIASRIYLGSGFQPKQEFMQESLKIYDSEPAALTELEEINEWVEKSTNGHVTDFLSSLPSNLAMMLINAVHYKGEWLKRFDPRFTTSEPFHIDENMMVNVDMMLGPKYPLSIFTHNELDAQVARFPFKGNMSLVIIMPMAGHVNVTTLAAKLNISNLYSRFPRERNMQVKLPKFKLDFTQELDEALTSMGLGELFTSPNLAGISEGPLVVSSVQHKSSMEINEEGAEAAAATSVVISRSNPSFTVNQPFFLALMDDSSQTPLFLGVISNPNPRGSAVLLNPSDSDKTDFLDDKDAAPSFVHPPK, from the exons ATGGATTTCAGATTATTTGcactcctcttcctctgttACTGCAAGCAAGGCTGGATG CAGGAAGATACAGCAACTGCAGAAAATGGAAAGATCTCTGTAAGTCCCCTAATACCCTTGATACCCAGCAAACCAAGAGCA GATTTAGCGAGCTCCGATGTTTCTCATACAGCAGAATTAGTAGCCTCTACCGCCACCACTGAGAATGGTGACTCCTCAGAGGAAGACCTGGATGGCCCCTGTGGAAAGCATCGGAGCTCCCCAGAGATCAGGCAGGCTGTAGGCAATGGAATTATGAAGTTTGGTCTGCAGCTGTTGGAGAGCCTGAAGGCAAACTCAGAACAGCCTAATGTCATTATCTCACCCCTCAGTGTGTCCTTAGCTCTCTCTCAGCTGGCTCTGG GAGCTAGGAATGAGACAGAGGAGCTCCTCTTTCAGCGTCTGCATGCTGATACAGTGCCGTGCTACCATAAAGCACTGAAAAGCCTCCTCCATCGCGTCCGCAAAAACGCCCTGCGAATTGCCAGCCGCATCTACCTTGGTTCTG GATTTCAGCCAAAGCAGGAGTTCATGCAAGAGTCCCTGAAAATATATGATTCAGAGCCTGCAGCCTTGACGGAGCTAGAGGAGATCAATGAGTGGGTTGAGAAGTCCACAAATGGTCATGTCACAGACTTCCTCTCCAGTCTTCCCTCTAACCTTGCCATGATGCTTATCAATGCTGTGCACTATAAAG GGGAGTGGCTCAAGCGTTTTGACCCTCGCTTTACAACCAGTGAACCCTTCCACATTGATGAAAACATGATGGTCAATGTAGACATGATGCTTGGGCCAAAATACCCGCTCAGTATTTTCACTCATAATGAACTTGATGCCCAG GTTGCCCGTTTTCCATTCAAAGGGAATATGAGCCTGGTAATTATAATGCCTATGGCTGGACATGTCAATGTGACGACCCTTGCAGCCAAACTCAACATCTCAAACCTTTATAGCCGCTTTCCACGAGAGAGAAATATGCAAGTCAAACTCCCCAAGTTCAAATTGGATTTCACTCAGGAACTTGACGAGGCCCTGACGAGCATGG GTTTAGGGGAGCTGTTTACAAGTCCCAACCTGGCTGGTATTTCAGAGGGCCCCCTGGTGGTCTCCAGCGTGCAGCACAAGTCCAGCATGGAGATAAATGAAGAGGGtgcagaagctgctgctgcgaCCAGTGTTGTCATCTCCCGCTCCAATCCCTCCTTTACAGTTAACCAGCCTTTCTTCTTGGCCCTCATGGATGATTCCTCTCAAACACCCCTTTTTCTGGGGGTTATTTCCAACCCTAACCCCAGAGGATCTGCCGTGCTATTAAACCCAAGCGATTCCGATAAAACCGATTTCCTTGATGACAAGGATGCTGCGCCGTCTTTTGTCCATCCACccaagtaa
- the serpinf2b gene encoding serpin peptidase inhibitor, clade F (alpha-2 antiplasmin, pigment epithelium derived factor), member 2b isoform X2, giving the protein MDFRLFALLFLCYCKQGWMQEDTATAENGKISDLASSDVSHTAELVASTATTENGDSSEEDLDGPCGKHRSSPEIRQAVGNGIMKFGLQLLESLKANSEQPNVIISPLSVSLALSQLALGARNETEELLFQRLHADTVPCYHKALKSLLHRVRKNALRIASRIYLGSGFQPKQEFMQESLKIYDSEPAALTELEEINEWVEKSTNGHVTDFLSSLPSNLAMMLINAVHYKGEWLKRFDPRFTTSEPFHIDENMMVNVDMMLGPKYPLSIFTHNELDAQVARFPFKGNMSLVIIMPMAGHVNVTTLAAKLNISNLYSRFPRERNMQVKLPKFKLDFTQELDEALTSMGLGELFTSPNLAGISEGPLVVSSVQHKSSMEINEEGAEAAAATSVVISRSNPSFTVNQPFFLALMDDSSQTPLFLGVISNPNPRGSAVLLNPSDSDKTDFLDDKDAAPSFVHPPK; this is encoded by the exons ATGGATTTCAGATTATTTGcactcctcttcctctgttACTGCAAGCAAGGCTGGATG CAGGAAGATACAGCAACTGCAGAAAATGGAAAGATCTCT GATTTAGCGAGCTCCGATGTTTCTCATACAGCAGAATTAGTAGCCTCTACCGCCACCACTGAGAATGGTGACTCCTCAGAGGAAGACCTGGATGGCCCCTGTGGAAAGCATCGGAGCTCCCCAGAGATCAGGCAGGCTGTAGGCAATGGAATTATGAAGTTTGGTCTGCAGCTGTTGGAGAGCCTGAAGGCAAACTCAGAACAGCCTAATGTCATTATCTCACCCCTCAGTGTGTCCTTAGCTCTCTCTCAGCTGGCTCTGG GAGCTAGGAATGAGACAGAGGAGCTCCTCTTTCAGCGTCTGCATGCTGATACAGTGCCGTGCTACCATAAAGCACTGAAAAGCCTCCTCCATCGCGTCCGCAAAAACGCCCTGCGAATTGCCAGCCGCATCTACCTTGGTTCTG GATTTCAGCCAAAGCAGGAGTTCATGCAAGAGTCCCTGAAAATATATGATTCAGAGCCTGCAGCCTTGACGGAGCTAGAGGAGATCAATGAGTGGGTTGAGAAGTCCACAAATGGTCATGTCACAGACTTCCTCTCCAGTCTTCCCTCTAACCTTGCCATGATGCTTATCAATGCTGTGCACTATAAAG GGGAGTGGCTCAAGCGTTTTGACCCTCGCTTTACAACCAGTGAACCCTTCCACATTGATGAAAACATGATGGTCAATGTAGACATGATGCTTGGGCCAAAATACCCGCTCAGTATTTTCACTCATAATGAACTTGATGCCCAG GTTGCCCGTTTTCCATTCAAAGGGAATATGAGCCTGGTAATTATAATGCCTATGGCTGGACATGTCAATGTGACGACCCTTGCAGCCAAACTCAACATCTCAAACCTTTATAGCCGCTTTCCACGAGAGAGAAATATGCAAGTCAAACTCCCCAAGTTCAAATTGGATTTCACTCAGGAACTTGACGAGGCCCTGACGAGCATGG GTTTAGGGGAGCTGTTTACAAGTCCCAACCTGGCTGGTATTTCAGAGGGCCCCCTGGTGGTCTCCAGCGTGCAGCACAAGTCCAGCATGGAGATAAATGAAGAGGGtgcagaagctgctgctgcgaCCAGTGTTGTCATCTCCCGCTCCAATCCCTCCTTTACAGTTAACCAGCCTTTCTTCTTGGCCCTCATGGATGATTCCTCTCAAACACCCCTTTTTCTGGGGGTTATTTCCAACCCTAACCCCAGAGGATCTGCCGTGCTATTAAACCCAAGCGATTCCGATAAAACCGATTTCCTTGATGACAAGGATGCTGCGCCGTCTTTTGTCCATCCACccaagtaa